From the genome of Spinacia oleracea cultivar Varoflay chromosome 2, BTI_SOV_V1, whole genome shotgun sequence, one region includes:
- the LOC110778016 gene encoding protein PLANT CADMIUM RESISTANCE 2-like isoform X1 produces MQPPELQLQQPTPTPPPPPPPPPPPPVQTSQAPASSPRPNVHVPQECPRNSTQMLEMPSPSAPPPSPYPNGRARSPVHIPVRYPPPLNLNVNQVTTTAEWSTGLCACHFDVANCCISLFCPCITFGQISEIIDKGTSSCAINGAIYALLAIVLGCACFYSAIYRRRMRYQFNLKGSNLEDCCIHSCCEICALSQEYRELQLLGFDLGLGWHANIDRQNQGATTVPPPHESMRR; encoded by the exons ATGCAGCCTCCAGAATTGCAACTACAAcaaccaacaccaacaccaccaccaccaccaccaccaccaccaccaccacccgtTCAAACGTCACAAGCACCAGCATCGTCTCCACGTCCTAATGTTCACGTACCGCAAGAATGTCCACGTAATAGTACACAAATGCTAGAAATGCCGTCACCATCAGCACCACCACCATCTCCATATCCTAATGGAAGAGCGAGATCGCCAGTGCATATTCCTGTGAGATACCCACCACCTTTAAACTTAAACGTAAACCAAGTAACAACTACGGCTGAATGGTCTACCGGACTTTGTGCATGCCACTTTGACGTCGCAAATT GTTGTATCTCATTGTTTTGTCCATGCATCACGTTTGGGCAGATTTCAGAGATAATTGATAAAGGCACGTCAT CCTGTGCGATCAATGGAGCAATATACGCATTGCTTGCTATAGTACTTGGATGTGCGTGTTTTTACTCTGCTATTTATCGACGAAGGATGAGGTATCAATTCAATTTGAAAGGCAGCAATCTCGAGGATTGTTGCATTCATTCATGCTGTGAGATTTGTGCTCTTTCCCAAGAATACCGCGAGCTTCAATTGCTAGGTTTCGACTTGGGTTTAG GATGGCATGCCAATATTGATAGACAAAACCAAGGAGCAACCACGGTACCACCTCCACACGAGAGCATGcggagataa
- the LOC110778016 gene encoding protein PLANT CADMIUM RESISTANCE 2-like isoform X2: MQPPELQLQQPTPTPPPPPPPPPPPPVQTSQAPASSPRPNVHVPQECPRNSTQMLEMPSPSAPPPSPYPNGRARSPVHIPVRYPPPLNLNVNQVTTTAEWSTGLCACHFDVANCCISLFCPCITFGQISEIIDKACAINGAIYALLAIVLGCACFYSAIYRRRMRYQFNLKGSNLEDCCIHSCCEICALSQEYRELQLLGFDLGLGWHANIDRQNQGATTVPPPHESMRR, encoded by the exons ATGCAGCCTCCAGAATTGCAACTACAAcaaccaacaccaacaccaccaccaccaccaccaccaccaccaccaccacccgtTCAAACGTCACAAGCACCAGCATCGTCTCCACGTCCTAATGTTCACGTACCGCAAGAATGTCCACGTAATAGTACACAAATGCTAGAAATGCCGTCACCATCAGCACCACCACCATCTCCATATCCTAATGGAAGAGCGAGATCGCCAGTGCATATTCCTGTGAGATACCCACCACCTTTAAACTTAAACGTAAACCAAGTAACAACTACGGCTGAATGGTCTACCGGACTTTGTGCATGCCACTTTGACGTCGCAAATT GTTGTATCTCATTGTTTTGTCCATGCATCACGTTTGGGCAGATTTCAGAGATAATTGATAAAG CCTGTGCGATCAATGGAGCAATATACGCATTGCTTGCTATAGTACTTGGATGTGCGTGTTTTTACTCTGCTATTTATCGACGAAGGATGAGGTATCAATTCAATTTGAAAGGCAGCAATCTCGAGGATTGTTGCATTCATTCATGCTGTGAGATTTGTGCTCTTTCCCAAGAATACCGCGAGCTTCAATTGCTAGGTTTCGACTTGGGTTTAG GATGGCATGCCAATATTGATAGACAAAACCAAGGAGCAACCACGGTACCACCTCCACACGAGAGCATGcggagataa
- the LOC110778010 gene encoding splicing factor U2af small subunit A, whose amino-acid sequence MAEHLASIFGTEKDRVNCPFYFKIGACRHGDRCSRLHNRPTISPTLLLSNMYQRPDMITPGVDAQGQPISAETLQSHFEDFFEDIFEELGKFGEIETLNVCDNLADHMIGNVYVQFREEDQAAAALGALQGRFYSGRPIIADFSPVTDFREATCRQFEEESCNRGGYCNFMHVKMIGRELRRKLFGRFHNSRRPMRSKSRSRSRSPRPLRRERERERERDYEPRGRDRRHEDGGGRGGRRRSRSPPSAREGSEERRARIEQWNREREGKM is encoded by the coding sequence ATGGCGGAGCACTTGGCATCGATTTTCGGCACAGAGAAAGACCGTGTGAACTGCCCTTTTTACTTCAAGATCGGCGCCTGCCGCCATGGAGATCGCTGCTCTCGACTCCATAACCGCCCCACTATCTCTCCTACTCTCCTTCTCTCGAACATGTACCAGCGCCCCGACATGATTACTCCTGGAGTAGACGCGCAAGGTCAGCCAATTTCCGCCGAAACTCTGCAATCTCACTTTGAGGATTTCTTTGAAGACATTTTTGAAGAGCTCGGCAAATTCGGCGAAATCGAAACCCTAAATGTATGTGATAACCTCGCTGACCACATGATTGGGAATGTCTATGTCCAATTCCGTGAAGAGGATCAGGCAGCTGCTGCGTTGGGAGCTTTACAAGGGAGGTTTTACTCTGGGAGGCCGATTATCGCTGATTTTTCTCCGGTGACTGATTTTCGGGAGGCAACTTGCCGGCAATTTGAGGAGGAGAGCTGTAATCGAGGTGGTTATTGTAATTTTATGCATGTTAAGATGATAGGGAGGGAGCTGAGGAGGAAGTTGTTTGGGAGGTTTCATAACTCTAGGCGTCCAATGAGGAGTAAGAGCCGGAGCAGAAGTAGAAGTCCAAGGCCGCTGAGGAgagaaagggaaagggaaagggaaagggatTATGAGCCGCGGGGTCGTGATAGGAGGCATGAGGATGGAGGAGGGAGAGGTGGGAGGAGGAGGAGCAGGAGCCCTCCGTCCGCAAGAGAAGGTAGTGAGGAGAGGAGGGCGAGAATTGAGCAATGGAATCGTGAGCGCGAGGGGAAGATGTGA